The genomic segment TCCAGAAGCCGAGGCAGCAAACCGAACAGAAACTAAGCCCCCTATTCCTGGCGTCCAGTATATGCCGAATGGGCGTATCGTTAGCCGCGTGGTTGTGTCTTGGCCACATCTGATACGTATACGGGATATGCTTAATAAACTTATCTCCGAACGGGCCTCTGATGTAGTAGCTGCCGCCCAAACTATAATGGGAGGGAAAAAAGCTATTGATTCAGAAAAATAACATAATCCAATTCCCCGGCGGAGATCAGACTACTTTTGAACAAACGCCCCGTGATATTACCGTCAATGATGCTGGACTGCCCATTGGGAATATTATAAAAGAGGCATTCCTCGATAGGATTGTATTCGTACCAAGAGTTTCTGAGAGACAGGAGAATCTAAGAAACGAACTAATGCAAAGAATTGTCCAAACGGCGCAGGCAATTAATGAAACAGCCGTTACCCGGGAAGGGGAGACTCAGGTGGACTGGCAGGAGAAATATCTCGATAAGCTGGACCGTGATATCGGCGAAATCAAGCAATCGCTGCAAGCTACCGAGGAGCGTATTGCCGCTATGGTGAGCCAGACCCTGGGTGAAATCCGCGACCGCGATAATCAGCGGCACGCAGAGGTTCAGACCATCAGGGCCGACATGCAGGCTATACGTTCGGATAACGAGGAGACCCGCCGCTGGATAATAGGGATGGCTATAGCTACGATCCTGGGTATAGCTGCAATGGTTGTTACTGTTCTACTAAAGTGAAGGTGAGGTTCCGCATTTGGCATTAGAGCGACAGGAGCCTGAAGAGGGTAATTTGTCCCCTCGCAAACGCGAAGAAGTTGAGAAAAAGCTTCAAAGAAAAGATAAAATTGAAGATAGTGTGCTTATCAAATAGTATTGTTGTGAAAAAAGAAGATATCCTGGCGGCACTGCGCTACGCAGCCATTATACAAAATTAACCTTGTAATCCATTGACGCGCTTAACATATGCTGGTATTATTGTTCATAAAGTAAGCATAAGATATGTCGAAATAAATATAATGGAGCAGTCGGCATGAATAGCCATTACGCAGTCCTGGACTGTCTGCAAAGAAACGACAAGCTCACCCAGCGTGAGATCGCCCGCCGTACTGGCCTTTCCGCTTCCTGCGCTGCAGACCTGGCGGGTATAGACGGCCGCAACACCCTGGTAATCA from the Moorella sp. E308F genome contains:
- a CDS encoding DUF3467 domain-containing protein, giving the protein MEEQKDANLAMYADEHAMRLEFADIVRVDANAERVILTFIQRYPEAEAANRTETKPPIPGVQYMPNGRIVSRVVVSWPHLIRIRDMLNKLISERASDVVAAAQTIMGGKKAIDSEK
- a CDS encoding DUF1515 family protein, encoding MQRIVQTAQAINETAVTREGETQVDWQEKYLDKLDRDIGEIKQSLQATEERIAAMVSQTLGEIRDRDNQRHAEVQTIRADMQAIRSDNEETRRWIIGMAIATILGIAAMVVTVLLK
- a CDS encoding winged helix-turn-helix domain-containing protein, producing the protein MNSHYAVLDCLQRNDKLTQREIARRTGLSASCAADLAGIDGRNTLVITWQAGEEYVVLQGIEVVNIIDRL